In a single window of the Streptomyces sp. HUAS ZL42 genome:
- a CDS encoding ABC transporter substrate-binding protein: MSGRRSMRTTFLPRFTRPGRRAGVRVAGALVACASLAAGCGVVPGTTGGSGDDPITVMTWAPNGTAATNKPGMPAFALAYARWINAHGGINGRELKVLVCNDHNDSVGAAKCARTAVKEKAVAVVGSYSQYSDAYFPPLESAGIPYIGGYGITNNEFISPLSYPVNGGQPALMAGLGKELAANCGPVSLIRPDSIAGDELPGLLDSGLKAGKHKAASDQLAQEDATEYSAPSERALEHATGEPSRKGCVVPALGDRTSTFMDSFRRIREDYPAVRTATNLGSVDQTVINASGGGAGPYEGAYITGWYPVATDSRWDEMKKVISEQAFSDNRIDAADAGVQTTYIAYTVLRQVVESLDGEDVTANSVRKTLDGGLKVGTGGLTPTLRWKSSDQLATAGFPRMVNAEVTLQVVKQGRLTAAKNGFVDTAKTLEEADIT; encoded by the coding sequence ATGAGTGGCAGGCGAAGCATGCGTACAACCTTCCTCCCCAGGTTCACCCGGCCGGGCAGACGGGCCGGCGTCCGCGTCGCGGGCGCTCTGGTGGCGTGTGCTTCGCTCGCTGCCGGATGCGGGGTCGTCCCCGGGACGACGGGGGGCTCCGGGGACGACCCGATCACCGTCATGACCTGGGCGCCGAACGGCACGGCCGCCACCAACAAGCCCGGCATGCCCGCCTTCGCGCTGGCCTACGCCCGCTGGATCAACGCACACGGCGGCATCAACGGCCGCGAGCTCAAGGTCCTGGTCTGCAACGACCACAACGACAGCGTGGGCGCCGCGAAGTGCGCCCGGACCGCCGTGAAGGAGAAGGCCGTCGCGGTCGTGGGCTCCTACAGCCAGTACTCCGACGCGTACTTCCCGCCGCTGGAGAGCGCCGGCATCCCCTACATCGGCGGCTACGGCATCACCAACAACGAGTTCATCAGCCCGCTGTCCTACCCCGTCAACGGCGGCCAGCCCGCGCTGATGGCCGGTCTCGGCAAGGAGCTCGCCGCGAACTGCGGGCCCGTCTCGCTGATCCGCCCGGACAGCATCGCGGGCGACGAACTGCCCGGACTGCTCGACTCCGGTCTGAAGGCGGGCAAGCACAAGGCCGCGAGCGACCAGCTGGCCCAGGAGGACGCCACCGAGTACTCCGCGCCGTCGGAGCGCGCTCTGGAGCACGCCACCGGCGAACCGTCGCGCAAGGGCTGCGTGGTGCCCGCGCTCGGGGACCGCACCAGCACCTTCATGGACTCCTTCCGGCGCATCCGCGAGGACTACCCCGCGGTGCGCACCGCCACCAACCTCGGCAGCGTCGACCAGACGGTGATCAACGCGTCCGGCGGAGGCGCGGGGCCGTACGAGGGGGCGTACATCACCGGTTGGTACCCGGTGGCGACCGACTCGCGCTGGGACGAGATGAAGAAGGTCATCAGCGAGCAGGCCTTCTCCGACAACCGCATCGACGCGGCGGACGCCGGGGTGCAGACCACGTACATCGCGTACACCGTGCTCCGGCAGGTCGTCGAGTCGCTCGACGGCGAGGACGTGACCGCCAACAGCGTGCGCAAGACCCTGGACGGCGGGCTGAAGGTCGGCACCGGCGGGCTCACGCCGACGCTGCGCTGGAAGTCCTCGGACCAGCTCGCCACGGCCGGCTTCCCGCGCATGGTCAATGCCGAGGTGACCCTGCAGGTCGTGAAGCAGGGACGGCTCACGGCGGCCAAGAACGGCTTCGTCGACACGGCGAAGACCCTCGAGGAGGCGGACATCACCTGA
- the purU gene encoding formyltetrahydrofolate deformylase: MNEQSTRTAPGPADQYVLTLSCPDKKGIVHAVSSYLFMTGCNIEDSQQFGDHDTGLFFMRVHFSADAPVTVDKLRASFAAIGDSFQMDWQINRADEKMRIVLMVSKFGHCLNDLLFRARIGALPVEIAAVVSNHTDFAELVSSYNIPFHHIPVTKDTKAAAEGRLLEIVREENVELVVLARYMQVLSDDLCKQLSGRIINIHHSFLPSFKGAKPYHQAHTRGVKLIGATAHYVTADLDEGPIIEQEVERVSHDVTPDQLVAVGRDVECQALARAVKWHAERRILLNGRRTVVFA, translated from the coding sequence ATGAACGAGCAGTCCACCCGAACCGCGCCGGGCCCGGCCGACCAGTACGTCCTCACGCTCTCCTGCCCCGACAAAAAGGGCATCGTGCACGCCGTGTCGAGCTACCTGTTCATGACCGGGTGCAACATCGAGGACAGCCAGCAGTTCGGCGACCACGACACGGGACTGTTCTTCATGCGCGTCCACTTCTCGGCGGACGCGCCCGTGACGGTGGACAAGCTGCGGGCCAGTTTCGCGGCGATCGGTGACTCCTTCCAGATGGACTGGCAGATCAACCGGGCCGACGAGAAGATGCGCATCGTGCTGATGGTCAGCAAGTTCGGCCACTGTCTGAACGATCTTCTCTTCCGTGCCCGCATAGGCGCCCTGCCGGTGGAGATCGCGGCGGTGGTGTCCAACCACACGGACTTCGCCGAGCTCGTGTCGTCGTACAACATCCCCTTCCACCACATCCCGGTGACGAAGGACACGAAGGCGGCGGCAGAGGGGCGGCTGCTCGAGATCGTCCGTGAGGAGAACGTCGAGCTGGTCGTGCTGGCCCGCTACATGCAGGTCCTCTCCGACGATCTGTGCAAGCAGCTCAGCGGCCGGATCATCAACATCCACCACTCCTTCCTGCCGAGCTTCAAGGGCGCGAAGCCGTACCACCAGGCGCATACGCGGGGCGTGAAGCTGATCGGAGCGACGGCGCACTATGTGACGGCCGACCTCGACGAGGGCCCGATCATCGAGCAGGAGGTCGAGCGGGTGAGCCATGACGTGACGCCGGACCAGCTGGTGGCGGTGGGGCGGGACGTGGAGTGCCAGGCGCTGGCGCGGGCCGTGAAGTGGCATGCGGAGCGGCGGATTCTGCTGAACGGCCGACGGACGGTCGTCTTCGCGTAG
- a CDS encoding zf-HC2 domain-containing protein — translation MNGADRFEAYDEHEEYGEHEEYDKDGQEQGDGGGPNSAEEPESDAEGPDNPGGPDVPGGDRRDGDGRKPDPPRIPMPRASVEDSGMPLPAAADLVDPAGPAPLVLEHRVLKSLLGAWALAACSPEEAAAVEEHLGGCGACADEARRLREAVGLLQRPQSLDLDPALRTRVLEGCLDRRPPRVPVPAWAASYDAESARLDALLQDFGDAEWHAPVRLRWFQGDEATSRRTTVAGVIAHLLAVDGLVALALGLEDPLGDLPEGTPATPAGRTEAYWETSHFPPTRSVRAPWREQTHGLVRTVSFTGQSSSASAVSYGDFELPLHDALLDRAFECWVHAEDIAEAVDYPYAPPAPRHLHRMIDLGARMLPHALAARRRAGLASPGAHRHLVPAGEPGRSLRLEIEGPAGGEWLIPLDSPGAVGSAEHEVAHVALDGVEFCKLAAGHVPPEDAAAGQLGDREAIRDVLFAAASLSRM, via the coding sequence GTGAACGGAGCGGACCGGTTCGAGGCGTACGACGAGCACGAGGAGTACGGCGAACACGAGGAGTACGACAAGGACGGGCAGGAGCAGGGGGACGGCGGCGGCCCGAACTCCGCAGAGGAGCCGGAGAGCGACGCCGAGGGTCCGGACAACCCGGGCGGCCCCGACGTCCCGGGCGGCGACCGCCGGGACGGCGACGGCCGGAAGCCCGACCCGCCCCGCATCCCCATGCCGCGCGCCTCGGTCGAGGACAGCGGGATGCCGCTGCCCGCGGCGGCGGACCTGGTGGATCCCGCCGGCCCGGCCCCACTGGTCCTCGAGCACCGGGTGCTGAAGTCACTGCTCGGCGCGTGGGCCCTGGCGGCCTGCTCGCCCGAGGAGGCGGCGGCCGTGGAGGAGCACCTCGGCGGCTGCGGCGCCTGCGCCGACGAGGCCCGGCGGCTGCGCGAGGCGGTCGGCCTGCTGCAGCGCCCCCAGAGCCTCGACCTCGATCCCGCCCTGCGCACCCGCGTCCTGGAGGGCTGCCTCGACCGGCGGCCGCCGCGCGTCCCGGTGCCCGCGTGGGCCGCCTCCTACGATGCCGAGTCCGCGCGCCTGGACGCGCTGCTGCAGGACTTCGGGGACGCCGAGTGGCACGCCCCCGTGCGGCTGCGCTGGTTCCAGGGCGACGAGGCGACGAGCCGCCGTACGACAGTCGCCGGGGTCATCGCGCACCTGCTCGCGGTCGACGGGCTGGTCGCGCTCGCGCTCGGCCTGGAGGATCCGCTGGGCGATCTCCCCGAGGGCACGCCTGCGACCCCGGCCGGGCGCACGGAGGCGTACTGGGAGACCTCGCACTTCCCGCCCACCCGCTCCGTACGGGCACCGTGGCGGGAGCAGACCCACGGCCTCGTGCGGACGGTGTCCTTCACGGGCCAGAGCTCGTCGGCATCGGCGGTGTCGTACGGAGACTTCGAGCTGCCGCTGCACGACGCGCTGCTGGACCGGGCGTTCGAGTGCTGGGTGCACGCGGAGGACATCGCGGAGGCGGTGGACTACCCGTACGCGCCGCCCGCCCCGCGGCATCTGCACCGGATGATCGATCTGGGCGCCCGTATGCTGCCGCACGCGCTGGCCGCACGCCGCCGTGCCGGGCTGGCGTCGCCGGGCGCCCACCGTCACCTGGTCCCGGCCGGGGAGCCCGGCCGCAGCCTGCGGCTGGAGATCGAGGGGCCGGCCGGGGGCGAGTGGCTGATCCCGCTGGACTCACCCGGCGCGGTGGGCTCCGCCGAACACGAGGTGGCGCACGTCGCGTTGGACGGCGTGGAGTTCTGCAAGCTGGCCGCGGGCCATGTGCCCCCGGAGGATGCCGCCGCCGGCCAGCTAGGGGACCGGGAGGCGATCAGGGACGTACTGTTCGCAGCGGCGTCGCTGAGCCGGATGTAA
- a CDS encoding RNA polymerase sigma factor, with amino-acid sequence MATKDAPPRWDRKMQQRLARGEAAALGELYDRFASLVYALAHRVLGDEQAADGITREVFAHVWEHPDTYDPKSGPLRTWLATLTHRLAVQQLRATETAALARDGHGSTEDLERRVRHASVAARADYIVQSMPTPLRAALELAYFQRRDYRQTAVDLGVTEDEARRRLRLGLQLLSTAHDAGAPGAPPGYGGVA; translated from the coding sequence ATGGCGACGAAGGACGCACCGCCCCGCTGGGACCGCAAAATGCAGCAGCGACTCGCCCGCGGTGAGGCAGCCGCCCTCGGCGAGCTCTACGACCGCTTCGCTTCGCTCGTGTACGCGCTTGCCCACCGCGTGCTCGGAGACGAACAGGCCGCCGACGGCATCACCCGCGAGGTCTTCGCCCACGTCTGGGAGCATCCGGACACGTACGACCCGAAGTCGGGGCCCCTGCGCACCTGGCTCGCCACGCTGACCCACCGCCTCGCCGTGCAACAACTGCGCGCCACCGAGACCGCGGCCCTCGCCCGCGACGGCCACGGATCCACCGAGGACCTCGAACGCAGGGTGCGGCACGCGTCCGTCGCCGCCCGCGCCGACTACATCGTCCAGTCCATGCCGACCCCGCTGCGCGCCGCCCTTGAACTGGCCTACTTCCAGCGCCGCGACTACCGCCAGACCGCCGTCGACCTCGGCGTCACCGAGGACGAGGCCCGCCGCCGGCTCCGTCTCGGCCTGCAACTGCTGTCCACGGCCCACGACGCCGGAGCACCCGGGGCGCCTCCCGGATACGGAGGTGTCGCGTGA
- a CDS encoding STAS domain-containing protein, which produces MVVAFNVTSGEQGEWGVLRVSGELDLVSSPVLRQRVHDAVAEGRHSLVLDLSEVLFCDSSGVGVLVAARRLIRSCQGRLRLILPAEGAAEGSYVNRVLGALGVRRLFDVYADLDEAVTEEAGPLSA; this is translated from the coding sequence ATGGTCGTGGCGTTCAACGTGACCAGCGGCGAGCAGGGTGAGTGGGGCGTGCTCCGTGTGTCGGGCGAGCTGGACCTGGTGTCGTCGCCGGTGCTGCGCCAGCGGGTGCACGACGCGGTGGCGGAGGGCCGCCACAGCCTCGTCCTCGACCTCTCCGAGGTCCTGTTCTGCGACTCCAGCGGCGTCGGCGTCCTGGTCGCCGCCCGCCGCCTGATCCGCTCCTGCCAGGGCAGGCTCCGCCTGATCCTCCCGGCCGAGGGCGCGGCCGAGGGCTCCTACGTCAACCGCGTCCTGGGCGCGCTCGGCGTCCGCCGGCTGTTCGACGTGTACGCGGACCTCGACGAGGCGGTCACGGAGGAGGCGGGACCGCTGTCGGCGTAG
- a CDS encoding EF-hand domain-containing protein — protein MVSTEYERRIAARFATFDQDGNGYIDREDFSAAAKALLAEFGTAARSDKGQALYAGAEAFWQGMAGIADRDGDQRITREEFVTGAVKRLRDNPERFAEIARPFLHAALDVADTDGDGAATVADTARILRNLGVSEDVALAAATALDSDGDGKVGEAAIVPAFARWFTVPE, from the coding sequence ATGGTCAGCACCGAGTACGAGCGGAGGATCGCCGCCCGGTTCGCCACCTTCGACCAGGACGGCAACGGCTACATCGACCGGGAGGACTTCAGCGCGGCGGCCAAGGCGCTGCTCGCCGAGTTCGGCACGGCTGCCCGGTCGGACAAGGGGCAGGCCCTGTATGCGGGTGCCGAGGCCTTCTGGCAGGGCATGGCGGGGATCGCGGACCGGGACGGCGACCAGCGCATCACCCGCGAGGAGTTCGTGACCGGCGCGGTCAAGCGCCTGCGCGACAACCCCGAGCGGTTCGCCGAGATCGCCCGCCCCTTCCTGCACGCGGCTCTGGACGTCGCGGACACGGACGGCGACGGGGCGGCCACGGTCGCGGACACCGCGCGCATCCTCAGGAACCTGGGCGTGAGCGAGGACGTCGCCCTCGCGGCGGCCACCGCGCTCGACTCCGACGGCGACGGCAAGGTGGGCGAGGCCGCGATCGTGCCCGCGTTCGCCCGCTGGTTCACCGTACCCGAGTAG
- a CDS encoding class I adenylate-forming enzyme family protein: MNDTAHTLSESRTLWELAARRADLTPDRPVLLQEDRSLTFGELRDRAERVAAGLYGMGVRPKTVVAWQLPTRLETAVLSFALARLGAVQTPVIPFYRDREVGFALRESRAEFFAVPGTWRGFDHTAMARRLGAKGIFEAYDGLPEGDPAVLPAPPAEGTSVRWIYWTSGTTSDPKGVLHTDRSLIAGGSCLAHALHLSAADVGSMAFPYAHIAGPDYTVMLLLYGFPAVMFEQFALPDALEGYRKHGVTVAGGSTAFYSMFLAEQRKQPGRKVIPTLRLLAGGGAPKPPEVYHCVVREMGVQLTHGYGMTEVPMITMGSPDDTAENLATTEGRPPDGMEIRIVDGEVRLKGEAVCQGYLDPAQTAEAFDEEGFLRTGDLGHVTESGHLVLTGRLKDVIIRKGENISAKEIEDLLHRHPGVADVAVIGLPDAERGERVCAVVEQPAGAGELTLEAVTSYLRGEGLSVHKLPEQLEVVDALPRNETLRKVLKYKLRERYSGAER, translated from the coding sequence GTGAACGACACCGCCCACACGCTGAGCGAGTCCCGCACCCTCTGGGAGCTGGCCGCCCGCCGTGCCGACCTCACCCCGGACCGCCCCGTCCTCCTCCAGGAGGACCGCTCCCTGACCTTCGGTGAACTGCGCGACCGCGCCGAGCGGGTGGCCGCCGGGCTGTACGGCATGGGCGTACGCCCCAAAACGGTCGTCGCCTGGCAGCTGCCCACCCGCCTCGAGACGGCCGTGCTCTCCTTCGCGCTGGCCCGCCTGGGTGCCGTGCAGACACCGGTCATCCCCTTCTACCGGGACCGGGAGGTCGGCTTCGCCCTGCGCGAGTCCCGGGCGGAGTTCTTCGCGGTGCCGGGGACCTGGCGCGGCTTCGACCACACGGCGATGGCACGGCGGCTCGGCGCCAAGGGGATCTTCGAGGCGTACGACGGCCTCCCGGAGGGCGACCCGGCCGTGCTGCCCGCCCCGCCCGCCGAAGGCACCTCCGTCCGCTGGATCTACTGGACCTCGGGCACGACCTCCGACCCCAAGGGCGTCCTGCACACGGACCGTTCACTGATCGCGGGGGGCTCCTGCCTCGCCCACGCGCTGCACCTGTCCGCCGCCGACGTGGGCTCCATGGCCTTCCCGTACGCCCACATCGCCGGGCCCGACTACACGGTGATGCTGCTGCTGTACGGCTTCCCCGCGGTGATGTTCGAGCAGTTCGCGCTGCCGGACGCGCTGGAGGGCTACCGCAAGCACGGGGTGACGGTGGCGGGCGGGTCGACCGCCTTCTACTCGATGTTCCTGGCCGAGCAGCGCAAACAGCCCGGCCGGAAGGTCATCCCGACGCTGCGGCTGCTCGCGGGCGGCGGGGCGCCCAAGCCGCCCGAGGTCTACCACTGCGTCGTACGGGAGATGGGCGTGCAGCTCACCCACGGGTACGGCATGACCGAGGTGCCGATGATCACGATGGGCTCGCCGGACGACACGGCGGAGAACCTGGCGACGACGGAGGGGCGGCCGCCGGACGGGATGGAGATACGGATCGTCGACGGGGAGGTGCGGTTGAAGGGGGAGGCCGTCTGTCAGGGGTATCTGGATCCGGCGCAGACGGCGGAGGCCTTCGACGAGGAGGGGTTCCTGCGCACCGGTGACCTCGGGCATGTGACGGAGAGCGGGCATCTGGTGCTCACCGGCCGCCTCAAGGACGTGATCATCCGCAAGGGCGAAAACATCTCGGCGAAGGAGATCGAGGACCTGCTGCACCGGCACCCGGGCGTCGCGGACGTGGCGGTCATAGGGCTGCCGGACGCCGAGCGCGGGGAGCGGGTGTGCGCGGTGGTCGAACAGCCCGCCGGCGCCGGGGAGCTGACCCTGGAGGCGGTGACGTCGTATCTGCGCGGGGAAGGGCTGTCGGTGCACAAGCTGCCGGAGCAGCTGGAGGTGGTGGACGCCCTTCCGCGCAACGAGACCCTGCGGAAGGTGCTCAAGTACAAGCTCCGCGAACGCTATTCGGGCGCGGAGCGGTAG
- a CDS encoding amidohydrolase family protein, translated as MTETTELPRIISVDDHVIEPAHLFETWLPRKYRDRGPKPLTAGIGELAYVGGKYRITMDPDGPPTDWWIYEDLQFPYKRNIAAVGFDRDEMTLEGITRAEMRRGCWDPVERLKDMDLNHVEGSLCFPTFPRFCGQTFAEAHDKEVALACVRAYNDWMVEEWCGDSGGRLIPLCLIPLWDIDLAVAEIRRNAARGVRAVTFSEIPTHLGLPSIHSGHWDPFFAVCEETGTVVNMHIGSSSQMPAASPDAPPAVQASLSFNNAMASMMDFLFSGVLVKFPALKLAYSEGQMGWIPYALERADDVWEEHRAWGGVRDLIPEPPSTYYYRQIFCCFFRDKHGVASLDVVGRDNATFETDYPHVDSTFPHTKQVALDHVKGLDEQTVHKLMRGNAIRMLGLDLDK; from the coding sequence ATGACGGAGACGACCGAACTGCCCCGCATCATCAGCGTCGACGACCACGTGATCGAGCCCGCGCACCTCTTCGAGACCTGGCTGCCCAGGAAGTACCGGGACCGCGGTCCCAAGCCCCTGACGGCCGGCATCGGCGAGCTCGCCTACGTCGGCGGGAAGTACCGCATCACCATGGACCCGGACGGCCCGCCCACCGACTGGTGGATCTACGAGGACCTGCAGTTCCCGTACAAGCGCAACATCGCCGCCGTCGGCTTCGACCGCGACGAGATGACCCTGGAGGGCATCACCCGCGCGGAGATGCGGCGCGGCTGCTGGGACCCGGTCGAGCGGCTGAAGGACATGGACCTCAACCACGTCGAGGGCAGCCTCTGCTTCCCGACCTTCCCCCGCTTCTGCGGGCAGACCTTCGCCGAGGCGCACGACAAGGAGGTCGCGCTGGCCTGCGTGCGCGCCTACAACGACTGGATGGTCGAGGAGTGGTGCGGCGACAGCGGCGGGCGGCTCATCCCGCTGTGCCTGATCCCGCTGTGGGACATCGACCTGGCGGTGGCGGAGATCCGGCGCAACGCGGCCCGCGGGGTGCGGGCGGTGACCTTCTCCGAGATCCCCACCCACCTGGGGCTGCCGTCCATCCACTCCGGCCACTGGGACCCGTTCTTCGCGGTCTGCGAGGAAACGGGGACGGTCGTCAACATGCACATCGGCTCGTCCTCGCAGATGCCGGCGGCCTCCCCGGACGCCCCGCCCGCCGTCCAGGCGTCGCTGAGCTTCAACAACGCCATGGCCTCGATGATGGACTTCCTCTTCAGCGGCGTGCTGGTCAAGTTCCCGGCCCTCAAACTCGCCTACTCCGAGGGGCAGATGGGCTGGATCCCGTACGCCCTGGAGCGCGCCGACGACGTCTGGGAGGAGCACCGCGCCTGGGGCGGCGTCCGCGACCTGATCCCGGAGCCCCCTTCGACGTACTACTACCGGCAGATCTTCTGCTGCTTCTTCCGCGACAAGCACGGCGTGGCGTCCCTCGACGTGGTGGGCAGGGACAACGCGACCTTCGAGACCGACTACCCGCACGTCGACTCGACCTTCCCGCACACCAAGCAGGTCGCCCTCGACCATGTGAAGGGCCTGGACGAGCAGACGGTCCACAAGCTGATGCGGGGCAACGCGATCCGCATGCTGGGCCTGGACCTCGACAAGTAG
- a CDS encoding acyl-CoA dehydrogenase family protein, giving the protein MDLSCTPEEEQFRARLRQWLGDVLPTLPPKPSPDDWPARRVYDLGWQRLLYDAGYAGLHWPADAGGRGATPTQHLIFLEETERAGAPYVGAGFVGLLHAGPTIAAEGSAEQRARWLPPILRGEQVWCQGFSEPDAGSDLAALRTRAWRDGDDYVVSGSKIWTSHAEVADWCELLVRTDPSAPKHRGITWLAMPMDAPGITVRPLRTLAGSAEFAEVFLDEVRVPVANRVGEENDGWRVTMVTLSFERGTAFVGEVVACRRVLGELAREARKNGRWDDPLLRRRLGRLNAEFRALWRLTQWNVSEAEASGGVPGVGGSVFKLRYSHARQELYDAAACVLGDEALDLDRPWVLDRLSSLSYTIAAGTSQIQRDIVAERILGLPKGR; this is encoded by the coding sequence ATGGACCTGTCCTGTACGCCCGAGGAGGAGCAGTTCCGGGCGAGGCTGCGGCAGTGGCTGGGCGACGTGCTCCCGACACTGCCGCCGAAGCCGTCCCCCGACGACTGGCCCGCCCGCCGCGTCTACGACCTCGGCTGGCAGCGCCTGCTGTACGACGCCGGGTACGCGGGGCTGCACTGGCCCGCCGACGCCGGCGGGCGGGGCGCCACCCCCACCCAGCACCTGATCTTCCTGGAGGAGACGGAGCGGGCGGGCGCACCCTACGTGGGCGCGGGCTTCGTCGGGCTGCTGCACGCGGGGCCCACGATCGCCGCCGAGGGGAGCGCGGAGCAGCGGGCACGCTGGCTGCCGCCGATCCTGCGCGGCGAGCAGGTCTGGTGCCAGGGCTTCAGTGAGCCGGACGCGGGGTCCGACCTCGCGGCGCTGCGCACGCGCGCGTGGCGGGACGGCGACGACTACGTGGTGAGCGGCTCCAAGATCTGGACCTCGCACGCCGAGGTCGCCGACTGGTGCGAACTACTGGTCCGTACGGACCCGTCCGCGCCCAAGCACCGCGGCATCACCTGGCTGGCCATGCCCATGGACGCGCCGGGCATCACCGTACGGCCGCTGAGGACCCTCGCCGGATCGGCCGAGTTCGCCGAGGTGTTCCTCGACGAGGTGCGGGTGCCGGTCGCCAACCGGGTGGGGGAGGAGAACGACGGCTGGCGGGTCACGATGGTGACGCTGTCCTTCGAGCGCGGTACGGCGTTCGTGGGCGAGGTGGTGGCCTGCCGGCGTGTGCTCGGCGAACTGGCGCGCGAGGCGCGGAAGAACGGACGCTGGGACGATCCGCTGTTACGGCGGCGGCTCGGCCGGCTGAACGCCGAGTTCCGTGCGCTGTGGCGGCTGACGCAGTGGAACGTGAGCGAGGCGGAGGCCTCGGGCGGGGTGCCGGGCGTCGGCGGCTCGGTGTTCAAACTGAGGTACTCGCACGCGCGTCAGGAGCTGTACGACGCCGCGGCCTGCGTCCTGGGCGACGAGGCCCTCGACCTCGACCGGCCGTGGGTGCTCGACCGGCTGTCCTCCCTGTCGTACACCATCGCGGCGGGCACCTCGCAGATCCAGCGCGACATCGTGGCCGAGCGGATCCTGGGGCTGCCGAAGGGGCGGTGA
- a CDS encoding acyl-CoA dehydrogenase family protein: MRFQLTKDQRALRDGVRQLLARRFDREALRTAVQRPGLDRALWRELGEVGFFALRLPETDGGVGLGLPEAVLAFEEAGRALLPGPLVATHLAAGTVPGAATGETVVAAVSGGLVEWLTEADVVVGDASGAVPLRSVDPLTPLHRVPAAAAPDPVAVLLTAAEQLGTATRACDLAVQHARVREQFGQPVGAFQAVKHLCAELLVRVEVARAAVYAAAVTADPADIAAARLLADEAAVRGARDCLQVHGGMGFTWESEVHLLLKRAWVRTRRAGADTESEELLAAELMA, encoded by the coding sequence ATGCGTTTCCAACTGACCAAGGACCAGCGGGCGTTGCGGGACGGAGTACGGCAGCTGCTGGCGCGTCGCTTCGACCGCGAGGCCCTGCGCACGGCCGTGCAGCGGCCGGGGCTCGACCGGGCGCTGTGGCGGGAGCTGGGGGAGGTGGGGTTCTTCGCGCTGCGGCTGCCGGAGACGGACGGCGGGGTTGGACTCGGGCTGCCCGAGGCGGTCCTGGCCTTCGAGGAGGCGGGCCGGGCGCTGCTGCCGGGGCCGTTGGTGGCCACGCACCTCGCGGCCGGCACGGTGCCGGGGGCGGCCACCGGGGAGACGGTCGTGGCGGCCGTCTCCGGTGGGCTCGTGGAGTGGCTGACCGAGGCGGACGTGGTCGTAGGGGACGCCTCCGGTGCCGTACCGCTGCGGTCGGTGGACCCGCTGACACCCCTGCACCGGGTGCCCGCCGCGGCAGCACCGGATCCCGTAGCCGTCCTCCTCACCGCCGCCGAACAGCTCGGCACGGCCACACGCGCGTGTGACCTGGCGGTGCAACACGCCCGGGTGCGCGAGCAGTTCGGACAGCCCGTCGGGGCCTTCCAGGCGGTCAAGCACCTGTGCGCGGAGCTGCTGGTACGCGTGGAGGTCGCCCGAGCGGCGGTGTACGCGGCCGCCGTCACCGCCGACCCGGCCGACATCGCCGCGGCCCGGCTGCTCGCCGACGAGGCCGCCGTGCGCGGCGCGCGCGACTGCCTGCAGGTGCACGGCGGCATGGGCTTCACCTGGGAATCCGAGGTGCACCTGCTTCTCAAGCGGGCGTGGGTGCGGACGCGACGTGCGGGTGCCGACACGGAGAGTGAGGAACTTCTGGCGGCGGAGCTGATGGCCTGA
- a CDS encoding ATP-binding protein — MQLEIRPDPAEVGRARRWARSRLAGSGIQADEPLAETLILLVSELVTNAVVHTGCPAVLRLSLPGVTAAESATESATVRLEVADTSDRVPVPRCADGDATGGRGLALVDGLADRWGWSREGAGKRIWCELDRCDRPEEPAAGCGGAVSAYEGLAYEAV, encoded by the coding sequence GTGCAGCTGGAGATCCGGCCCGACCCCGCTGAGGTGGGGCGCGCCCGGCGGTGGGCCCGCTCGAGGCTCGCCGGGTCCGGGATACAGGCCGACGAGCCGCTCGCCGAGACCCTGATCCTGCTCGTCTCCGAGCTGGTCACCAACGCCGTGGTACACACCGGCTGTCCGGCCGTGCTGCGGCTGTCCCTGCCCGGTGTGACGGCCGCCGAGTCGGCAACCGAGTCGGCCACCGTCCGCCTGGAGGTGGCCGACACCAGCGACCGGGTCCCCGTGCCCCGGTGCGCGGACGGCGACGCCACAGGCGGGCGCGGACTGGCCCTGGTCGACGGCCTCGCCGACCGCTGGGGCTGGAGCCGGGAGGGCGCCGGCAAGCGCATCTGGTGCGAACTGGACCGCTGCGACCGGCCCGAGGAGCCGGCGGCGGGCTGCGGCGGTGCCGTCTCGGCGTACGAGGGTCTGGCGTACGAGGCGGTGTGA